One region of Armigeres subalbatus isolate Guangzhou_Male chromosome 3, GZ_Asu_2, whole genome shotgun sequence genomic DNA includes:
- the LOC134223692 gene encoding probable cytochrome P450 9f2 — protein MCAACIEPSSSSTDNVSVLSSSVKRGAQRSVIVRHEKKTQPNKKQTSSEGETGANIATMDFTVLGTITAVVIVLGLIYRYMTRNDFYFADKPMPFLKPVFGVGNLGPLLRKKRDILEHFAWLYNRFPNDKVYGMFNMLNPVFVIRDPEMLKRIAVKDFDHFVDHSSFGGDQELDSSHMLVLNSLVALRGNKWRDMRATLSPAFTGSKMRQMFGLIGECGQRMVEFYKGQCQDGATEKVIVEMKELFSRFANDVIATTAFGIEVDSFRQPENEIFLLGKAVMQPNGFWNTLKGIGYILLPKLMVKMNVDFLSKEHDQFFRRTIHETIKNRQEHNIYRPDMIELLMQAKKGNLKHSVEKQSKEEAFSVVKESQVGKRNHDRVWTDSELLAQALIFFTAGFETVSVTLSFMAYELTRNKDVQNRLYEEILETERSLEGKPLSYEVLQAMVYMDMVVSEVMRVWPIGTIVDRLCVKDYVYDDGQGCRFTIEKGRTVMASVIGFHRDPKYYLQPERFDPERFSAENRRNINPDTYLPFGIGPRNCIGSRFALMEMKAVVYYLLLNFSFEVTEKTQIPLKLEKSPTKIASENGIWLELKPRVSKL, from the exons ATGTGCGCGGCTTGTATCGAGCCAAGCTCCAGCAGTACAGATAATGTCTCAGTGCTGTCCAGTTCTGTTAAAAGAGGCGCTCAACGTTCAGTGATAGTCcgccacgaaaaaaaaactcagcccAATAAAAAACAAACATCGAGCGAGGGCGAGACGGGAGCAAACATCGCAACCATGGATTTCACCGTTCTTGGAACGATTACCGCAGTGGTGATCGTACTCGGACTGATCTATCGCTACATGACGCGAAACGACTTCTACTTTGCGGATAAGCCGATGCCATTTCTGAAGCCGGTATTTGGAGTCGGAAATTTAGGACCACTGTTGAGGAAGAAACGGGACATATTGGAGCATTTTGCGTGGCTGTACAATCGCTTCCCAAATGATAA GGTCTACGGAATGTTCAACATGCTGAATCCGGTCTTCGTCATTCGTGATCCGGAAATGCTCAAGCGGATAGCCGTGAAGGACTTCGATCACTTTGTCGACCATTCCAGCTTCGGTGGCGACCAGGAGCTGGACAGTTCGCACATGTTGGTTTTGAACTCGCTGGTCGCGTTGCGGGGCAACAAGTGGCGGGACATGCGAGCGACACTTAGTCCGGCCTTCACCGGTAGCAAAATGCGACAAATGTTCGGCTTGATCGGCGAGTGCGGACAACGGATGGTCGAGTTCTACAAGGGGCAGTGTCAAGATGGAGCCACCGAGAAGGTGATCGTAGAAATGAAGGAGCTGTTTTCGCGGTTTGCCAATGATGTCATTGCGACGACGGCGTTCGGAATCGAGGTGGATTCCTTCAGACAGCCGGAGAATGAAATATTTCTTCTGGGGAAAGCAGTCATGCAACCCAACGGGTTTTGGAACACACTGAAAGGAATTGGCTACATATTACTCCCGAAACTAATGGTCAAAATGAACGTTGATTTTCTGAGCAAGGAACATGATCAGTTCTTTCGGAGAACAATCCATGAAACTATAAAAAATCGGCAAGAACACAACATTTACCGGCCGGATATGATCGAATTGTTGATGCAGGCAAAAAAAGGTAATCTGAAGCACTCTGTCGAGAAACAATCGAAAGAAGAGGCATTTTCCGTGGTTAAAGAGTCTCAAGTTGGTAAGCGGAATCATGACCGTGTTTGGACCGACAGCGAACTTCTCGCACAAGCGTTAATCTTTTTCACGGCTGGGTTCGAAACGGTTTCGGTAACGTTGTCGTTCATGGCGTACGAACTGACTAGAAATAAGGACGTCCAGAACCGGTTatacgaagaaattcttgaaacgGAACGTTCGCTCGAAGGAAAACCGCTGTCCTACGAGGTTCTCCAAGCCATGGTGTACATGGATATGGTAGTTTCGGAGGTGATGCGGGTGTGGCCAATTGGGACGATCGTCGATCGGTTGTGTGTGAAGGATTACGTCTACGACGATGGACAGGGCTGTCGTTTTACGATCGAGAAGGGCCGCACCGTGATGGCGAGCGTGATTGGGTTTCACCGCGATCCGAAGTACTATCTACAGCCGGAGCGGTTCGATCCGGAGCGGTTCAGTGCGGAGAATCGAAGAAACATAAATCCGGACACGTACTTGCCGTTCGGAATTGGTCCGAGAAACTGTATTG GCTCTCGCTTTGCACTGATGGAGATGAAAGCTGTTGTCTATTATTTGCTTCTGAATTTTAGCTTCGAAGTGACTGAGAAAACGCAAATTCCTCTTAAACTAGAAAAGAGTCCAACAAAAATTGCTTCGGAGAATGGAATTTGGCTCGAGTTGAAGCCACGGGTGTCAAAGTTGTGA